The following are from one region of the Centropristis striata isolate RG_2023a ecotype Rhode Island chromosome 19, C.striata_1.0, whole genome shotgun sequence genome:
- the sec16a gene encoding protein transport protein Sec16A isoform X3: MQPPPRTGPPGASGPPPSGPNMFRRTRPHKHPAAATATMPPAPQPMTDPFAFVRAPPPMAAGGLPTIPNSNPPPMQAPPNTMYSQAGSGLPPQPQMLEDVPATHPGLPPSSLPGVTLFNPHSTASPVVYPAPNPTGYASSNTEQGYFNSTEQTPSMATEPPPMASAPAPSQIPFNQEFQGQPLPPQSMPFQPVPPTSSYSQWAPDHGSRPPSVQNYFQPTSDPPPQPFNLPPQTQMYPTHTPSPHHNTPTPPTQPGHHQSQAPHPLPPPQNPVNAPSSQCPDPNVPQQHNSHFQTQSYFSQSSAPQDSWFSVPPQDSGYHQMGTSLAHPQPQAESADSQQAPNTGPGPSSAAAPVPYPQESGTLSMFFKDNDVENEETLAGERNKAVNGIPGSFQHHSTLPPHSGPADVPLDYQGPSLQDHSHLPYMNDGNHAPQASTQKPPDPQYDHVENLECVPNQEVLPSEIHGSPAAAAAAHVVDQFETGPNLETPDSIPRPIRSASVSSNYSNMSHGSGSGTRRHQGVVGTFIQQESPRLTEDPNLSAATGGYFEQIDTSPAGDMGAQPKSPEQMWLPTPSPPKPTGIFQASANSSFEPVRSHGVGVRPAEVDRAKMVAEGRADSTHGNLEQPPDNMENIYGPGQPLPAGAVGGVPHLPHPVVHSHSRPSSRAFGASRPCESPATTLWAQQDPTSLAANILLAPAAPTVLAPLREPSADVIQPPEDGPLDLQPSQRIQPTAQQHSENLENPPKVTKDAQQGVRATGNVPAQTPASSSTPQVPPAPAQAAANIQPQSAVAPATAGSQAAVQGQNDAPPVPVSGPQPTRDQYPPPAQGPAPGSRPPSVAAYPPGPRGPVPPGASQPAPAQPPRPPSSAGSQQGYGPLPPVPGQVYGGYYGNYGEYPDGRAPYPPGQYPPPPGDPRAQQYYQDGAYRGGRGDPWYGRYEGQAPAYRDPNYQYREPNPERPSSRASQYSDRPSSRQGYPEDYHRANQSAYSDYYADYAKHYDYGGYNYGQYDPRYRGYYDQAYWANYDESYRNRDNYYNPQAYPARKEGYDDQWRYYPGYDASFDDDYRRRGEAYGDEFDRRSVHSEQSAHSVHSSHSHHSRRSSFSSRSQQSQVYRSQPDLSAVYDATSSTLAVDYSYGQYTNQTDATQNYDQYLYPSEYTADSTWITPEQPPPRPATPEKFSMPHRCARFGPGGHLVQVLPNLPSAGQPALVDIYNMETMLQDTPDQAELRAFPGPLVKEETHKVDVIKFSQNKALECSRDNNLLDRDSARLLWEFIMLLCRQNGTVVGTDIADLLLKEHRSVWLPGKSPNEANLIDFNNEPLARAEEEPGAGPLSLLSDTFMTVPENVGKETERFRELLLFGRKKDALEAAMKGGLWGHALLLASKMDNRTHARVMTRFANSLPINDPLQTVYQLMSGRMPASATCCGEEKWGDWRPHLAMVLSNFTNTLDLDTRTLTTMGDTLASKGLTDAAHFCYLMAQVGLGVFTKKSTKMVLIGSNHSSPFYQFATNEAIQRTEAYEYAQSLGSQPCLLPNFQVFKLIYACRLAEAGLSAQAFHYCEVISRNVLMQPSYYSPVFISQIIQMSEKLRFFDPQLKEKPEQELFNEPEWLIHLRQLDGQIRTGVITYNEDRTTPAQFDCSSPSSDLDQPSPPEPYSMPVELDGPTPDNPLMSSLLPGPPPQGVQLMPPAPTSILQDGMAPLHLPSNDVPQFYPVPPSGPPGQMPVSGYPPQDPSFAPPPFQPQTEQIEMYPGAHQQPCPPPLQVGQMSPHMPPPQVQHSPVQMNPPQMPQYMPPSPGHMPHIEHVSHAPPEMHPAQPISSSPPRSSFTPQKDLYDHMANMAHGRRSRTTSQSSMHMASGRRSRTTSESSTHSGGRERSNSSVKQASPPPPSIPEQPRKEEAKNAKKESMRRGGGGGGGSSRVGGFIRWISGMSKNEVHLPDDNKPTIVWDEQKQRWVDLNEPEEESKPPPPPPSGFPKMPQMPGPGAPGAPAAPQSGGPPVNMFSRRAGTKSRYVDVLNPSRVSKPGGLAPAPADIFAPLAPMPMPANLFVPSSAPDDQQPLEGCEGGNQEQNSPNTSAAPQMFNPTLLPPAPEGPPVPDGSQSGESHPAQGAAPTGGVTFYNPAQFAQTSAPSGGGHRAGRLGGQRQYPVSK, from the exons ATGCAGCCCCCTCCTCGGACTGGACCCCCAGGTGCCTCTGGCCCACCTCCTTCTGGGCCCAATATGTTCCGCAGGACGAGGCCTCACAAGCATCCAGCAGCGGCTACTGCCACAATGCCACCTGCTCCTCAACCCATGACGGACCCTTTTGCTTTTGTGAGAGCTCCTCCTCCTATGGCTGCAGGTGGTCTCCCAACAATACCCAACAGCAACCCTCCACCAATGCAAGCCCCACCTAACACCATGTACTCTCAAGCTGGCTCAGGGCTGCCTCCACAACCACAGATGCTGGAGGATGTCCCAGCTACTCACCCTGGTCTCCCACCATCCTCTTTACCAGGGGTGACACTGTTTAACCCTCACAGTACAGCATCGCCTGTTGTTTACCCAGCACCAAATCCAACAGGATATGCATCCTCAAACACTGAGCAGGGCTATTTTAATTCAACAGAACAGACACCATCTATGGCCACAGAGCCACCACCTATGGCCTCAGCCCCGGCACCAAGTCAGATACCTTTTAACCAGGAATTTCAAGGacagcctcttcctcctcagtccATGCCCTTCCAGCCTGtgcctcccacctcctcctATTCCCAGTGGGCCCCTGATCATGGAAGTCGACCGCCATCAGTTCAGAATTATTTCCAGCCAACGAGTGACCCTCCGCCACAGCCTTTTAATTTACCTCCGCAGACTCAGATGTACCCCACCCACACCCCATCTCCACATCACAACACCCCTACCCCTCCAACACAACCTGGACATCACCAGAGTCAAGCCCcgcatcctcttcctcctcctcagaacCCTGTAAATGCCCCCAGTTCTCAATGCCCTGACCCAAATGTGCCCCAGCAACATAATTCCCACTTCCAAACTCAGAGCTACTTCAGTCAAAGCTCTGCCCCCCAGGACTCATGGTTCAGTGTTCCTCCACAGGACTCAGGCTACCACCAAATGGGGACTAGCCTGGCTCATCCTCAGCCCCAGGCTGAGTCTGCTGATTCTCAGCAAGCGCCGAACACTGGGCCTGGGCCTAGTTCTGCCGCCGCTCCAGTCCCATACCCTCAGGAGTCTGGTACACTCTCAATGTTCTTCAAAGACAATGATGTGGAAAATGAAGAAACACTGGCTGGAGAGAGAAATAAGGCAGTAAATGGTATTCCTGGATCCTTTCAGCATCACAGCACCCTGCCACCCCACAGTGGCCCAGCAGATGTTCCTTTGGATTACCAAGGACCTTCTCTGCAGGATCATTCACACCTGCCATACATGAATGATGGCAACCATGCACCACAGGCAAGTACCCAGAAGCCCCCTGATCCCCAGTACGATCATGTGGAGAATTTGGAGTGTGTCCCGAACCAGGAAGTATTACCCAGTGAAATCCATGGcagccctgctgctgctgcagcagcccaTGTAGTAGACCAGTTTGAAACTGGGCCTAATCTGGAGACTCCAGATTCTATTCCAAGACCAATTAGATCGGCAAGTGTGTCATCCAACTATAGCAATATGAGCCATGGAAGTGGCAGTGGCACTCGTCGGCACCAGGGAGTGGTAGGAACCTTTATTCAGCAGGAAAGTCCGCGTCTCACTGAAGATCCCAACCTGTCTGCTGCCACTGGAGGTTACTTTGAGCAGATTGACACTTCTCCAGCTGGAGATATGGGTGCGCAACCGAAATCCCCGGAGCAGATGTGGCTTCCCACACCTAGCCCTCCCAAACCAACTGGTATCTTTCAGGCCAGTGCTAACAGCTCTTTTGAACCTGTACGCTCACATGGAGTTGGGGTGCGCCCTGCTGAGGTTGATAGGGCTAAAATGGTAGCAGAAGGACGTGCAGATTCTACACATGGCAACCTGGAGCAGCCTCCAGAtaatatggaaaatatttatGGCCCAGGACAACCCCTGCCAGCTggggctgtgggtggtgttccTCATCTGCCACACCCAGTGGTTCATTCTCACTCTCGACCTTCATCCCGTGCTTTTGGGGCCAGTCGGCCCTGTGAGAGCCCTGCCACTACCCTGTGGGCTCAGCAGGATCCTACTAGCTTGGCCGCTAACATCCTCCTTGCCCCTGCTGCCCCGACAGTTCTTGCCCCTTTACGAGAGCCCAGTGCTGATGTCATCCAACCTCCAGAGGATGGACCACTGGACCTGCAGCCCTCGCAGAGGATCCAGCCAACTGCACAGCAACACTCAGAGAACCTAGAGAACCCACCAAAG GTCACCAAAGATGCTCAGCAGGGGGTAAGAGCAACAGGGAATGTCCCTGCCCAAACCCCAGCCTCTTCATCTACCCCACAGGTACCACCAGCACCCGCCCAAGCAGCTGCGAACATCCAGCCACAATCAGCTGTAGCTCCTGCGACAGCAGGTTCTCAGGCTGCAGTGCAGGGACAAAATGATGCTCCTCCTGTTCCTGTAAGTGGACCACAACCCACTCGTGATCAGTATCCACCTCCAGCACAGGGGCCTGCTCCAGGGAGTCGTCCTCCTTCTGTTGCTGCATACCCTCCAGGGCCTCGAGGGCCAGTACCACCGGGAGCTTCCCAACCAGCTCCTGCACAGCCACCTCGACCACCTTCCTCTGCAGGTAGCCAGCAAGGCTATGGCCCCCTTCCTCCAGTGCCAGGACAGGTGTATGGTGGCTATTATGGTAATTATGGAGAATACCCAGACGGCAGAGCACCTTATCCTCCTGGACAGTACCCACCTCCACCTGGGGATCCCAGAGCACAGCAATATTATCAA gATGGTGCATacagaggaggcagaggagatCCTTGGTATGGCAGATATGAAGGACAGGCCCCAGCGTATCGTGATCCAAACTACCAGTACAGAGAGCCAAACCCAGAACGACCCAGCTCCAGAGCGAGCCAGTACTCTGACAGGCCCTCATCCAG GCAAGGCTATCCTGAGGATTACCACAGAGCAAACCAAAGTGCCTATAGTGATTATTATGCAGATTACGCCAAACACTATGATTACGGAG GATACAACTATGGACAGTATGATCCGCGGTACAGAGGATATTATGATCAGGCCTACTGGGCTAATTATGATGAGAGCTACAGAAACAGAGACAACTACTATAATCCACAGGCATATCCTGCCAG GAAAGAGGGCTATGATGATCAGTGGCGGTACTATCCTGGTTATGATGCCAGTTTTGATGATGATTATCGTCGACGTGGAGAAGCGTACGGTGACGAGTTTGACCGACGCAGTGTCCACAGCGAGCAGTCGGCACATAGCGTGCACAGCTCCCACAGCCACCACAGCAGACGAAGCAGCTTCAGCTCACGATCACAACAG AGCCAGGTATACAGAAGCCAACCTGACTTGTCAGCAGTGTATGACGCCACATCCTCCACTTTGGCTGTGGACTACTCCTATGGACAGTACACCAACCAGACTGATGCTACGCAGAACTACGACCAGTACCTTTATCCCTCTGAGTACACCGCAGACAGCACTTGGATCACCCCTGAGCAAC ctcctcctcgtCCAGCAACCCCAGAGAAGTTCTCCATGCCCCACCGTTGTGCCCGATTTGGACCTGGTGGTCATCTAGTCCAAGTTCTGCCCAATCTGCCCTCAGCTGGACAGCCTGCTCTTGTTGATATCTACAACATGGAG ACCATGCTGCAGGACACTCCCGATCAGGCAGAGCTTCGAGCTTTCCCTGGACCTCTTGTTAA GGAGGAGACCCATAAGGTTGACGTGATAAAGTTCTCCCAGAACAAAGCGCTGGAGTGTTCTCGTGACAACAACCTCTTGGACAGGGACTCTGCCCGCCTGCTCTGGGAATTCATCATGCTGCTCTGTAGACAGAATGGG ACTGTGGTTGGCACGGACATTGCTGACCTCTTGCTGAAGGAGCATCGCTCTGTCTGGCTACCGGGCAAAAGTCCAAATGAAGCTAACTTGATTGATTTCAACAATGAGCCGCTGGCACGAGCAGAAGAAGAGCCGGGAGCTGGACCGCTATCCCTCCTATCCGATACCTTCATGACTGTTCCAGAGAACGTTGGGAAGGAAACCGAACGCTTCAGGGAGCTGCTACTATTTGGCCGCAAAAAG GATGCGCTAGAGGCAGCTATGAAGGGAGGACTTTGGGGACATGCTCTGCTGTTGGCCAGTAAGATGGACAACAGGACACATGCACGTGTCATGACAAG GTTTGCCAACAGTTTGCCAATCAATGACCCTCTGCAGACAGTCTACCAGCTGATGTCAGGGAGGATGCCTGCATCAGCCACT TGCTGCGGAGAGGAGAAGTGGGGTGACTGGCGCCCTCACCTGGCCATGGTGCTGTCTAACTTCACAAACACCCTGGACCTGGACACTCGCACACTCACCACCATGGGTGACACTCTCG CTTCCAAGGGGCTGACTGATGCTGCACACTTCTGCTACTTGATGGCCCAAGTTGGTCTGGGAGTTTTCACAAAGAAGAGCACCAAGATGGTTCTGATTGGCTCCAACCACAG TTCTCCCTTCTACCAATTTGCGACCAATGAAGCTATCCAAAGGACGGAGGCCTATGAGTATGCTCAATCCCTGGGCTCTCAGCCATGCTTATTACCCAATTTCCAG GTGTTCAAGTTGATCTATGCATGCCGCTTGGCTGAAGCAGGCCTGAGTGCTCAGGCCTTCCACTACTGTGAAGTTATTTCTAGGAATGTCCTCATGCAGCCTTCGTATTACTCTCCTGTTTTCATAAGCCAAATTATACAG ATGTCAGAAAAGCTGCGATTCTTTGATCCTCAACTGAAGGAGAAGCCAGAGCAGGAGTTGTTCAATGAGCCTGAATGGCTGATCCACCTCAGACAGCTGGATGGACAGATAAGG ACGGGTGTGATTACATACAACGAAGACAGAACAACTCCTGCACAGTTTGACTGCAGCAGCCCAAGCTCTGATTTGGACCAGCCGAGTCCACCTGAACCTTACAGCATGCCTGTGGAGTTGGATGGCCCCACCCCTGACAACCCACTAATGAGCTCTTTACTGCCCGGGCCTCCACCACAGGGAGTACAACTGATGCCTCCAG cACCCACCTCTATACTCCAAGATGGGATGGCCCCTCTGCATTTACCCTCCAACGATGTGCCCCAGTTCTACCCAGTACCCCCCAGTGGACCACCTGGCCAGATGCCCGTCTCAGGCTACCCTCCACAGGATCCTAGCTTCGCTCCTCCTCCCTTCCAGCCTCAAACTGAGCAGATAGAGATGTACCCAGGAGCCCATCAGCAGCCGTGCCCCCCGCCTCTTCAAGTGGGCCAGATGTCACCACACATGCCCCCCCCTCAGGTGCAACATTCACCTGTACAGATGAATCCACCCCAGATGCCCCAGTACATGCCCCCTTCTCCCGGACACATGCCACATATAGAGCACGTGTCCCACGCCCCACCAGAGATGCACCCTGCTCAACCAATATCCTCGTCCCCACCCAGGAGCTCCTTCACACCACAGAAGGACTTGTACGACCACATGGCTAACATG GCTCATGGGAGGAGATCAAGGACTACTTCACAATCTTCAATGCATATG GCTTCAGGACGTCGCTCTCGCACCACTTCTGAATCTTCCACTCACTCTGGCGGAAGAGAGCGGAGCAACTCGTCTGTCAAACAGGCATCACCACCCCCACCTTCGATTCCTGAACAGCCGCGCAAAGAAGAGGCTAAGAATGCCAAGAAAGAATCCATGAGAAGA ggcggtggtggtggtggtggtagtagtagaGTTGGTGGCTTTATCAGATGGATCTCTGGGATGTCGAAGAATGAGGTTCACTTGCCAGATGACAATAAACCAACT ATTGTGTGGGATGAACAGAAGCAGAGATGGGTAGACTTGAACGAGCCTGAAGAGGAG aGTAAGccccctccaccacctcccTCTGGCTTCCCCAAGATGCCTCAGATGCCTGGCCCTGGAGCACCTGGAGCACCAGCCGCACCCCAGAGCGGTGGTCCtcctgtcaacatgttctccAGGAGGGCAG GCACGAAGAGCAGATATGTGGATGTTCTGAACCCCAGTAGAGTATCTAAACCGGGCGGATTAGCACCTGCTCCTGCAGACATCTTTGCTCCTTTGGCACCAATGCCAATGCCCGCTAACCTATTTGTGCCTAGTTCAG CGCCTGACGATCAACAACCTCTTGAGGGCTGCGAAGGAGGAAATCAGGAGCAGAATTCACCAAACACCAGCGCTGCTCCACAG ATGTTCAACCCAACGTTGTTACCACCTGCCCCAGAAGGTCCTCCCGTGCCTGATGGCTCACAGTCCGGGGAG AGTCATCCTGCCCAGGGGGCTGCACCCACTGGAGGCGTCACCTTTTATAACCCTGCACAGTTTGCACAG ACAAGTGCACCATCAGGAGGTGGACACCGCGCCGGTCGTTTGGGTGGTCAGCGCCAGTACCCAGTGTCAAAATAA